The Lytechinus pictus isolate F3 Inbred chromosome 10, Lp3.0, whole genome shotgun sequence genome includes a window with the following:
- the LOC135155833 gene encoding uncharacterized protein LOC135155833, whose amino-acid sequence MTQSAEAPAQLRSLSRYETPESFLEWKRSLMMNLCSYTDFLPFLSESISWQRKSKANTVRGFVDDSFDVAGGKTAAQKVVVLELMLGQISASCPIIARGSIVNKSTSLADIWDLVCIHFGFDRQMLANDNYQYHVSQTQSLDCCEDELSDNELRHAGREKNNVSELRCDEGSDENKHEDNVNDNEFRCNDRIRSDQNKHEVNVFRCDKNKHEDNDNELRFNEGCDENKHEDNVNDNELRCDDQGGDENKHEDNVNVFTCDERSDTDEDNDELRCDENKHEVNDNELTRNEESDENKHEDNVKDNELSFEGGISYREVDDIALLEDGRSSHDVFHYECNIGVTDVVDWSRPIHTSDTSRFGVEMDGSISFLDLGFLNLVTQYDSLDDCAANNSAVHVARRNDHGSHNDLMCNPGIPPDDDCSSEPDCFQGHELTVGLGCDPPSLDMLSGTCTLGASKDQLNFCVDVDSSVRYVGSSERDETCKDLSVIPGSTPGFQIVPTSTSIDGADRLLRSDTLFTHHSPEQCIHHSHTSARFRFTHSNDRLAVLDLAIGQTNHTSVRFACSNDRIAVLDLAIGQTNNTVTSVRFACSNDRIADLTISQASSTSVAMTTHQLRLYMLKPSSRIQLSPDNPTRAIDPGADRKFTMDCFEQSTIPDLHQDPPHSLQLEDALVSQGRPPDVHLCQHDVAHSNSFVIDVIATTVQDEEFHCPLDRHHDVSTYQPARDDASDVIPSLGTVLMGTDISAPMGRPPDVQRVRDVSTSCSSGPARDCHHTTLKMGPTTGILMASLQLAYGLSRSWFYTSAALYSPPVIQSSVSCPDIGPAIGPDIGSDIGSGMGHYAPDVTSLPSAPPYPWPVPCISVF is encoded by the exons ATGACGCAGTCAGCGGAAGCGCCCGCACAGTTGCGCAGTTTGAGTCGGTACGAGACTCCCGAATCCTTCCTAGAGTGGAAGCGTAGTTTAATGATGAATTTGTGTTCATATACTGATTTTTTGCCTTTTCTATCGGAGAGTATTTCATGGCAAAGGAAGTCGAAGGCAAATACCGTACGGGGTTTTGTTGACGATTCCTTTGACGTTGCTGGCGGTAAGACAGCCGCTCAGAAAGTTGTGGTTTTGGAACTCATGCTGGGGCAAATTTCAGCTTCTTGCCCGATTATCGCCAGAGGTTCTATTGTAAATAAGTCCACTTCACTTGCAGACATATGGGATCTTGTTTGCATACATTTTGGTTTCGACAGACAAATGCTAGCTAATGACAATTACCAATATCATGTCAGTCAAACTCAAAGTCTTGATTGTTGTGAAGATGAGTTGAGTGACAATGAATTGAGACATGCAGGACGTGAGAAAAATAATGTCAGTGAGTTGAGATGTGATGAAGGaagtgatgaaaataaacaCGAAGACAACGTCAATGATAATGAGTTCAGATGTAATGATCGAATTAGAAGTGATCAGAATAAACATGAAGTCAATGTGTTcagatgtgataaaaataaacatgaagacAATGATAATGAGTTGAGATTCAATGAAGGAtgtgatgaaaataaacatgaagaCAATGTGAATGATAATGAGTTGAGATGTGATGATCAAGGAggtgatgaaaataaacatgaagaCAATGTCAATGTGTTCACATGTGATGAAAGAAGTGATACAGATGAAGACAATGATGAGTTGAGAtgtgatgaaaataaacatgaagTCAATGATAATGAGTTGACACGTAATGAAGAaagtgatgaaaataaacatgaagaCAATGTCAAGGATAATGAATTGAGCTTCGAAGGTGGTATCTCCTATCGTGAAGTTGATGACATTGCTTTGCTAGAAGATGGAAGAAGTAGTCATGACGTGTTTCATTATGAGTGTAACATTGGAGTGACAGATGTAGTTGATTGGAGTAGGCCTATTCACACTAGCGATACTTCGAGGTTTGGTGTTGAGATGGATGGGTCTATATCATTCTTGGATTTAGGTTTTCTGAACCTTGTTACACAGTATGATAGTCTTGATGATTGCGCTGCCAACAACTCAGCAGTGCATGTTGCTCGTCGTAATGATCATGGGTCTCACAATGATTTGATGTGTAATCCGGGTATTCCTCCCGATGATGATTGTTCATCGGAGCCTGATTGTTTCCAAGGTCATGAACTCACTGTTGGACTGGGATGTGATCCCCCTTCACTTGATATGTTATCAGGCACTTGCACACTTGGTGCGAGTAAAGATCAGTTGAATTTCTGTGTTGATGTTGATAGCAGTGTTCGCTATGTTGGTTCATCAGAGAGAGATGAAACGTGCAAAGACTTGTCAGTTATCCCTGGCAGTACTCCTGGTTTCCAGATTGTGCCAACTTCTACTTCCATCGACGGGGCTGATAGGCTCTTACGCTCTGATACACTGTTCACTCATCACTCGCCCGAACAGTGCATCCACCATTCACATACAAGCGCTCGTTTTCGATTCACACATTCGAATGATAGGCTAGCCGTTCTCGATCTCGCTATCGGCCAAACTAACCATACCTCCGTTCGGTTCGCATGTTCGAATGATAGAATAGCCGTTCTCGATCTCGCTATCGGCCAAACTAACAATACCGTGACCTCCGTTCGGTTCGCATGTTCGAATGATAGAATAGCCGATCTTACTATCAGCCAAGCTAGCAGTACCTCCGTTGCCATGACAACACATCAACTGCGCCTGTATATGCTCAAGCCATCGTCTCGCATTCAGTTATCTCCAGATAACCCAACTCGAGCCATTGATCCAGGTGCTGATCGGAAGTTCACCATGGACTGCTTTGAGCAAAGTACCATCCCTGATCTACATCAGGATCCACCACATTCTCTTCAGCTTGAGGATGCCCTGGTCTCCCAAGGACGCCCCCCAGATGTCCATCTTTGCCAGCATGATGTTGCTCACTCCAACTCCTTTGTGATTGATGTCATAGCAACCACTGTCCAGGATGAGGAATTCCATTGTCCCCTAGACCGGCACCATGATGTCTCCACCTACCAGCCTGCGAGGGATGACGCCTCTGATGTGATCCCTAGCCTGGGTACAGTTCTTATGGGTACCGACATCTCGGCTCCCATGGGTCGACCCCCTGACGTTCAGCGTGTTCGCGATGTCTCCACTTCATGCAGCAGTGGACCTGCCCGAGATTGTCATCACACCACCCTCAAGATGGGCCCTACTACAGGAATTTTGATGGCCTCACTACAACTCGCCTATGGACTTTCGCGATCTTGGTTCTACACGTCCGCTGCTCTCTATAGTCCTCCAGTGATTCAGAGCAGCGTCAGTTGCCCAGACATAGGCCCAGCCATAGGTCCAGACATAGGTTCAGACATAG GTTCAGGCATGGGTCACTATGCACCGGATGTTACCTCACTACCCTCGGCCCCACCTTACCCCTGGCCTGTCCCCTGCATCAGTGTTTTCTAG